From Bradyrhizobium sp. sBnM-33:
GGGACCGACGCCAGCAGCGCTTGCGTATACGGATGCCGCGGGTTGGCGAACAATTCCGACTTATCCGCGATCTCGACAATGCGCCCGAGATACATCACGGCGACGCGGTGGCTGATATGGGCGACGACGGCGAGGTCGTGGGCGATGAACAGGTAGGAAAAATGGTTCTTGCGCTGCAGGTCGATCAACAGGTTGATCACCTGCGCCTGGATCGAGACGTCGAGCGCCGATACCGGCTCGTCGCACACGATCAGGCTCGGTCCGAGCGACAGCGCGCGGGCAATGCAGATGCGCTGCCGCTGGCCGCCGGAGAATTGGTGCGGGTAGTTCTTCATCTGATCAGGCCGCAATCCCACCTGCGCGAACAGTTCCGCGACGCGTTCCTGCTGCGCACGCCCTGTGGCGAGGCCATGCACGGCGAGCGGCTCGCCGACGATATCGCCCGCGGTCATGCGCGGATTGAGCGAGGCGAACGGATCCTGGAACACGATCTGCATCGAGCGCCGGTGCGGGCGCATCTCGGCCTTGCTGAGCCCGGTGATGTCGGTGCCGTTCAGCTTGATGGCGCCGCTGGACGGCTCCACCAGCCGCAGCACGCTGCGCGCCACCGTCGATTTGCCGCAGCCGGATTCGCCGACCAGCCCGAGCGTCTCGCCTTTGGCGACCGAGAAGCTGACGCCGTCAACCGCATGCACGGTGCCGATGCGGCGGCGCAGGACGCCGCCGCGCACCGCGTAATGCTTGACGAGATCGGTGACTTCCAGCAGCGGGCGTTGGTCGCTCATGGCGCGCCTACCAATTCGGTTGCGCGCCAGCACGCCGCGAGATGATTGGCATCGACTTGCTGCAGCGGCGGATATTCGGCGCGGCATCGGTCCACGGCCAGGCGGCAGCGCGGCGCAAAGGCGCAGCCCGGCGGCAGGTTCGTCAGCGACGGCACCATGCCGGGAATCTCATTGAGCCGCGCATCGGTCTTGGCGCCGAACGAAATCACCGCCGGCATCGAGGCCATCAGCCCTCGCGTGTAGGGATGCTTTGGATTTTCGAACAGGTCCTCTACCGTCGCTTCCTCGACCTTCTTGCCGGCATACATCACGATGACGCGTTGCGCGGTTTGCGCGACGACGCCGAGATCATGCGTGATCAGGATCAAGCCGGTGCCGAGCCTCTTTTGTAGATCGACGATCAGCGCCAGAATCTGCGCCTGGATCGTCACGTCGAGCGCGGTGGTCGGCTCGTCCGCGATCAGCAGCGCCGGCCGGCAAGCCAATGCCATCGCGATCATCGCGCGCTGCCGCATGCCGCCGGAGAGCTGGTGCGGATACTCCTGCGCACGGCGTTCCGGCTCGGGGATGCGGACCAGGCGCAGCATCTCAACCGCCTTGGCCCAGGCCTCCTTCGCGGTCACTTCCTGGTGCAGGCGGAGCACCTCGGTGATCTGGTCGCCGATTCGCATTACCGGATTGAGTGAGGTCATCGGCTCCTGAAAGATCATCGAGATCCGATTGCCGCGGATGTCGCGCATCTTGACCTCAGAGAGGCCGAGCAGATCGGTGCCTTCCAGCGTCACCGAGCCGCCGACCACCCGGCCCGGCGGGTCCGGCACCAGCCGCATCACCGACAGCGCGGTCACGCTCTTGCCGCAGCCGGACTCGCCGACGATTGCCAGCGTCTCGCCGCGGCGCACGGTGAACGATACGTCGTCGACCGCGCGGAACAGCCCGGAATTGGTGAAGAACACCGTCTGCAGGTTCTTCACGTCGAGAATAGTGTCGTCCTTGCGCGCCTCGCTCATCAGCCGCGCTGCCTCGGATCGAGGATGTCACGGAGCGCGTCGCCGAACAGATTGGTGCCGAATACGGCAAGGGAGATGGCGACGCCCGGGAAAATCACCAGCCAGGGCGCAGTGCGAACATATTCGGCCGCAGACTCCGACAGCATGCGTCCCCAGGACGGATAAGGCTCGGGGATGCCGAGCCCGAGGAACGACAGCGAGGCTTCGGTGAGGATGGTGGAACCGAGTTGCGCGGTCGCGAGCACGATCAAAGGCGCGAGCGTGTTCGGCAGCACGTGGCGGAGCGCAATACGGGTCTCGCTCATGCCGATCGATTTTGCGGCCTCGACGAAGGGCTGCTCGCGCAGCGCCAGCGTATTGGCGCGGATCACGCGGGCGACCGTCGGGATCAACGGGATCGCAATCGCGATGATCACGTTCGGCAGCGAGGGGCCGAGCGCCGCGGTCATCACCAGCGCTAGCACCAGCAAGGGCAGCGCCTGCAGGATATCGGTGACGCGCTGGAACAGCAGATCGACCCAGCCGGACAGATAGCCCGATACGAGGCCGACGATGACGCCGATCGTCGATCCCAGCGCGGTGGCGCCGATGCCGACGGCGAGCGAGATGCGCGCGCCGTGAATGATCCTGCTCCAGACGTCACGACCGAATGAATCGGTGCCCATCCAGTGCGCCGCGCTCGGCGCCGCCAGCCGCTGCGCGGAATCGACGCTGAGTGGGTCATAGCGGGCGATCAGGTCGGCCGAGATCGCCATCCAGACGAACATCACCATGATGACAAGGCCGATCGTGCCGAGCAGATAACGTTGCGCCAGGAACACCAGCCGGCGCCAGCCATGCGTAGAATGGGCGCCGGCCCGCCTCAACTCGCTTTCGAAGTTAATCGTGGTCACGCGGCTAATCCCCATACCGGATGCGCGGATCGATCGCGGCGTAAAGCATGTCGACGGTGAAGTTCGCGACCACTACGACCACGGCGATCAGCATCACGAGATTCTGCACGATCGGATAATCGCGCCAGCGGAGCGCCTCGACTAGGAAGCGGGCTACGCCTGGAATATTGAACACGGTTTCGGTGACGATCAGCCCGCCGATCAGGAACGCCGCCTCGATGCCGATCACGGTGATAACAGGGAGAATCGCGTTCTTCAGCGCGTGGCGATAATTGACCGAAGCCTCGGACGCGCCCTTGGCGCGCGCGGTCCGGATGTAATCCTGCCGCAGAATTTCCAGCATCGAGGAGCGCGTGATGCGCATGGTCAGCGCGGCGCTGCGAAAACCGACCGCCATCGCCGGCACGGCATAGATCGCGAACGCCTCCGTCCAGGTTGCCGGGTTCGGGTTGTAGATCGGCATGTGGCCGAACAGCGAAACCGAGGCCATCAGGATAAGCAGCCCGAGCCAGAAGGAAGGCAGCGACAGGCCGCTCAGGCTGACGACACGAAGGGTGTAATCCAGCCGCGAGCCCTGGTGGACTGCGCTGAGAACGCCTAAGGGAATGCCGATCGAGGCGGAGAACAACAGCGCCAGCGCCGCGAGCTTGGCGGTGATCGGAATGCGCGGCAGGATCTCCTGCAGCGCCGGCTTCTCGGACACATACGAGTAGCCGAGATCGCCGTGCAGCAGACCGCCGATCCAGTTCAGATATTGCTGGTAGATCGGCAGGTTGAGGCCGAGTTCCTTTTCCAGGTTGGCCTTGTCGGTGGGATCGACGAAGCCGGCGGCGTCGAACAGGATATCGACGATGTTGCCGGGGACGACCCGCAGCAACACGAAGATGATGATCGATATCCCGATCAGGGTCACGAGCATCAAGGCGAGGCGTCGCACGATATAAGCAAACACCCGGCTACTCTCCCTGACCCATCGGCTTCTCTCGGCCGGACGTTACTTGTCCATCCAGACGTCTTCGTAACGGTAGCCGTTGTAGGAGCTGTTCACCATGATGGTGATGCCCTTGACATAAGGCTGCCAGCACGAGCCCTGGCGGGCGTGCAAGATGATCGGCCGCGCCACGTCTTCCTGCAGCTTCTTGTCGATCTCCCAGACCAACTTCTTGCGCTTGGCGACATCCTTCTCCATCGACTGCTCGTCGAACAGCTTCTCGATTTCCCTGTTGCAGTAGTTGGTATAGTTGCGCTCCGAGCCGCAAGAATAGTTTTCGTAGAATGACTGGTCGGGATCGTCGACCGCATTGCCGGTGAGGTTGAGGCCGAGCGAGTAATCCTTGCGGGCGACCTTCGGGAACCATTGTGCGGTATCAACGACGTCGAGATCGCCGTCGATATAGATGCTCTTCATCTGGTCGATCAGGATGACGGCGGGATCGCGGTAGATCGGGATGTTGCGCGTGGCGACCTTGACGGCGAGGCGCTTGTCCGGTCCATAGCCCGCCTTCTGCATCAGCTTGCGCGCCTCTTCCCGATTGGCGTTGACGTCGGAACCGTAACCCGGAATCGATTCCAGCATTTCCTTCGGCATCGCCCACAAGCCGCCCGGTGCGGGGAGCATGGTGCCGCCGATGTCGGCCTGTCCCTCGTACAGTATGGAGACGAAGGCCTTGCGGTCGAGCACCAGTGCCAGCGCGCGGCGAATGTCGATGTTGTCGAACGGCGGGGCGGACGAGTTGACGATGATGTTGGTCGAGACGTTGACCGGCTCGACCACGCACACTGCGTTCGGTGCCTGCGACTTGACCTCCTTCAAGAGCGGGATTGACACTTCGGTCGGGAAAGTCATGTCGAATTTCCCGGAGACAAATCCGAGAATGGCCGTCGAACGGTTCGTGATGATGGTGAACTCGATGCCGTCGAGGTGCGGCAGGCCCTTCTTGAAGTAGTCGGGATTCTTCGTGAGCTTGATCGATTCGTTGGCCTTGAACTCGACGAATTTGAACGGGCCGGTGCCGACCGGCTTGGTACGCATGTCGGCCGGGGAGACGTGGCAGGGGTAAACCGGGGTGTAGCCGGAGGCGAGTAACGACAACAACGCTGGCTGCGGCCTCTTCAGGCTGAACGATGCCTCGAAATCGCCGTTTGTCGTCACGTCCTCGACCTGGTTGTACCAGGACTTTCGCGGATTCTGGCGAAACTTCTGTTGCGACTTGCCCATCAGCATGTCGAAGGTGCACTTGACGTCGGCTGAGGTGAACGGCTTGCCGTCATGCCATTTGACGCCCTGCCTCAATTTGAAAGTGAGTTTCTTGCCGTCGTTGCTCCAGGCCCAGCTCTCCGCCAGATCCGGGACGATGGAATCTGCGCTGTTCTGCGCGACGTCTTGCTTGAACATGACGAGGTTGTTGAAGACCGGCATGAAGGGAACGTTGATCGAGAAGGTCGCGCCTTCGTGGATCGAGGCGCTGCCGGGGCTGTCGCGATGATAGACCCTGAGGATGCCGCCCTGTTTCGGCTCGCCGGCTGATGCAACATCATAAGCCGGCAGCAACAATAACGCTGCGGCGGCAAGCGCATGAACGCTCCGCATGATCCCCTCCCACATTTGCTCGGTCTCGAAACGGCCGATTGCATCAGACGATAGCATGACCGCGCGTCCGGGCAACCGGCCAAGACGATGCACAGATCGGCAATTCGAACTAATCGAAATCCGCGCGGCGGAACATGCGCGCCAACGCAGCCGTTCGCTGCGAAAGCGGCAGATTCGCTGCAGCGTAGCCGTTATGTTGCGGCTCGCGCTGGAATGTCTTGCCGGATGATGCACCGCACCACCAGGTCTCGCGACCTCTGTGTTCGAGTTCGTCATCTCATATCGTCGCATGCTCACACGATCCGCGAGGTCTTGTTGCCCCAATAGCGATCGCGCAACAGGCGCTTGTAGAGCTTGCCGGTCGGCAGCCGCGGTAGTTCGGCCTCGAAGTCGATCGAGCGCGGCACTTTCTGGCGCGACAGCGACTGGCTGCAGAAGGCGATCAGTTCGTCGGCCAGTTCCTGTCCCGGCGAAACGCCCGGCATCGGCTGCACCACGGCCTTTACTTCCTCGCCGAGATCGGGATTCGGCACCCCGAACACCGCGGCGTCGGCGATCTTGGGGTGGGTGATCAAGAGGTTCTCGCATTCCTGCGGGTAGATGTTGACGCCGCCCGAGATGATCATGAATGTGGCGCGATCGGTCAGGTAGAGAAATCCGTCATCGTCGACATAGCCGACGTCGCCGACCGTGCTCATGCTGCCGTCGGGCGAACGGGCCTCCTTGGTTTTGACGGGATCGTTGAAATATTCGAACGGCGTCGCGGTCTTGAACCACACCGTGCCTGGTGTGCCGACCGGGCAGGGTTGCATGTTCTCGTCGAGGATATGGAGGTCGCCTAGCAGCACGCGTCCGACGGTGCCGCGATGGGCCAGCCATTCCTCGGTGTTGCAGGCGGTGAAGCCGAGCCCTTCGGTGGCGCCGTAATATTCATGGATGATCGGTCCCCACCATTTGATGATGTCGTCCTTCACCGCAGCCGGGCATGGCGCGGCGGCATGGATCGCGATTTCCAGCGATGAGAGATCGTAACGCTTGCAGACATCCTCTGGCAGCTTCAGCATGCGCGAGAACATCGTGGGCACGAGTTGGGTGTGGGTGACGCCCCACCTTTGAACCAGCTCCAGATATTTTTCCGGATCAAAACTTTCCATGATGATGACGGTGCCGCCGGCGCGGATCGTCAGGTTGACGGCGGCCTTCGGCGCCGAATGGTAGAGCGGCGCGGGCGAAAGGTAGATCATGCCCTCGCGGTAGTGCCAGACGCCGTGCAGGAAATCGAAGATCGGCAGATTCTGGATTGGCGGCTGCTCCGGCAGCGGCCGCAAAATGCCCTTCGGCCGGCCGGTGGTGCCCGACGAATAGAGCATGGCGGTGCCGATGCATTCGTCTGATATCGGGGTTTTCGGCAAGGTTGATGTCGCCTGTTGCAGCCCGACGATGCGCTCGCTTTCGCCCTCTCCGTCGGCGACGATGCACAGCTCGACTTTGGGGCATTCCATCAGCGCCTCGCGGGCGACGTCGAGCTTTGCCCTTGATGTGATGAGAATGCGCGACTGGCTGTTGGTGAGGATGTAAGCGAGCTCGCCCGCGGTCAGGTAGGAGTTGACGCAGGTATAGTATAGCCCGCTGCGTTCGCCGGCGCCGCAGGCCTCGAGGTAGCGGCTGTTGTTCTCCATGAAGATCGAATAGTGGTCGAGCCGCTTCAATCCGTATTTCCGGAACAGATGCGCCAGCCGGTTGGTGCGGACTTCTAGCTCCCGATAGGTGACGGCCTCGCCAGTGGAAGCCATGATGAACGCGGGTTGAAGTGGACGAAGACGGGCATGTGTACCGGTGTACATGTTGGCTTTGGTCTCCCTACGCGGCCATATCCAGAATCTCACGCACCTGCGCCGGCCCCTCGATCCTGCGCGGATTGCGCGGCACCCAGGTCGTCGCCATCGCTTGTTGCGCGATGCGATCGAACTGCTCCGGGCCGACGCCGACCTCGCGCAGGCTGCGCGGCATACCGAGGCCGCGAATGAAGCGGTCGAGCAGGTCGCCGGCGTCATCGTTTGGGCGCCCCATCGCAGCCGCGACCAGCGCCTGCCGCTCGGCATTCGCTGACTTGTTCCAGCGCATCACCGACGGCAGCATCACGCAGGAGGTGTAGCCGTGCGGGACGCCGAACTCCGCGCCGAGCACGTAACCGATGCCGTGGCTGGCGCCCATCGGTACGCCGGAAGCGAGCGGTCCGGTCGAAAGCCAGGTTCCGATCTGGCAATCCATCCGCGCGTCGAGGTCTTTGGCGTCGGCCTTCACCCGCGGCAAGGCCTGCGCCAGCATCGACAGGCCCTTCAGCGCCTGCGCGTCGCCATAAGGATGAGCCTCGCGCGAGCAGATGCCTTCGACGCAATGGTCGACGGCGCGGATGCCGGTCGACAGCCACAGCCATTCGGGGGTGTGTGCGCTGAGCCAGGGATCGAGAAGCACGGCGCGCGGCATCAGCAGCGGATGGCGCAGCGCTTCCTTGACCTTCGTCTTCTCGTTGGTGACGCCTGCCGTGGAGGAGAACTCGCCGCCGGCGATCGTCGTCGGGACGCTGATCTGGCGCACGGCTGGTGCCGCAAGTTGCGGCGAGCCGCCGCGACCGGCCTTGATCCGGTCGATGTCATCTGCGCTGCGGATGTCATTGGCAAGGCAAAGCTGCACGGCCTTGGCGCCGTCGGTGATCGAGCCGCCGCCGATCGTGACAATGAGATCGGTATCCGCAGCGCGAGCCTGTTCGCTGGCGGCAATGACGGCTGAGCGCGGCGTGTGCGGCGGCATAGCATCGAACGTGCCGACGC
This genomic window contains:
- a CDS encoding ABC transporter permease, producing MTTINFESELRRAGAHSTHGWRRLVFLAQRYLLGTIGLVIMVMFVWMAISADLIARYDPLSVDSAQRLAAPSAAHWMGTDSFGRDVWSRIIHGARISLAVGIGATALGSTIGVIVGLVSGYLSGWVDLLFQRVTDILQALPLLVLALVMTAALGPSLPNVIIAIAIPLIPTVARVIRANTLALREQPFVEAAKSIGMSETRIALRHVLPNTLAPLIVLATAQLGSTILTEASLSFLGLGIPEPYPSWGRMLSESAAEYVRTAPWLVIFPGVAISLAVFGTNLFGDALRDILDPRQRG
- a CDS encoding ABC transporter substrate-binding protein, which codes for MRSVHALAAAALLLLPAYDVASAGEPKQGGILRVYHRDSPGSASIHEGATFSINVPFMPVFNNLVMFKQDVAQNSADSIVPDLAESWAWSNDGKKLTFKLRQGVKWHDGKPFTSADVKCTFDMLMGKSQQKFRQNPRKSWYNQVEDVTTNGDFEASFSLKRPQPALLSLLASGYTPVYPCHVSPADMRTKPVGTGPFKFVEFKANESIKLTKNPDYFKKGLPHLDGIEFTIITNRSTAILGFVSGKFDMTFPTEVSIPLLKEVKSQAPNAVCVVEPVNVSTNIIVNSSAPPFDNIDIRRALALVLDRKAFVSILYEGQADIGGTMLPAPGGLWAMPKEMLESIPGYGSDVNANREEARKLMQKAGYGPDKRLAVKVATRNIPIYRDPAVILIDQMKSIYIDGDLDVVDTAQWFPKVARKDYSLGLNLTGNAVDDPDQSFYENYSCGSERNYTNYCNREIEKLFDEQSMEKDVAKRKKLVWEIDKKLQEDVARPIILHARQGSCWQPYVKGITIMVNSSYNGYRYEDVWMDK
- a CDS encoding AMP-binding protein, encoding MYTGTHARLRPLQPAFIMASTGEAVTYRELEVRTNRLAHLFRKYGLKRLDHYSIFMENNSRYLEACGAGERSGLYYTCVNSYLTAGELAYILTNSQSRILITSRAKLDVAREALMECPKVELCIVADGEGESERIVGLQQATSTLPKTPISDECIGTAMLYSSGTTGRPKGILRPLPEQPPIQNLPIFDFLHGVWHYREGMIYLSPAPLYHSAPKAAVNLTIRAGGTVIIMESFDPEKYLELVQRWGVTHTQLVPTMFSRMLKLPEDVCKRYDLSSLEIAIHAAAPCPAAVKDDIIKWWGPIIHEYYGATEGLGFTACNTEEWLAHRGTVGRVLLGDLHILDENMQPCPVGTPGTVWFKTATPFEYFNDPVKTKEARSPDGSMSTVGDVGYVDDDGFLYLTDRATFMIISGGVNIYPQECENLLITHPKIADAAVFGVPNPDLGEEVKAVVQPMPGVSPGQELADELIAFCSQSLSRQKVPRSIDFEAELPRLPTGKLYKRLLRDRYWGNKTSRIV
- a CDS encoding ABC transporter ATP-binding protein, with the translated sequence MSEARKDDTILDVKNLQTVFFTNSGLFRAVDDVSFTVRRGETLAIVGESGCGKSVTALSVMRLVPDPPGRVVGGSVTLEGTDLLGLSEVKMRDIRGNRISMIFQEPMTSLNPVMRIGDQITEVLRLHQEVTAKEAWAKAVEMLRLVRIPEPERRAQEYPHQLSGGMRQRAMIAMALACRPALLIADEPTTALDVTIQAQILALIVDLQKRLGTGLILITHDLGVVAQTAQRVIVMYAGKKVEEATVEDLFENPKHPYTRGLMASMPAVISFGAKTDARLNEIPGMVPSLTNLPPGCAFAPRCRLAVDRCRAEYPPLQQVDANHLAACWRATELVGAP
- a CDS encoding ABC transporter permease, whose translation is MFAYIVRRLALMLVTLIGISIIIFVLLRVVPGNIVDILFDAAGFVDPTDKANLEKELGLNLPIYQQYLNWIGGLLHGDLGYSYVSEKPALQEILPRIPITAKLAALALLFSASIGIPLGVLSAVHQGSRLDYTLRVVSLSGLSLPSFWLGLLILMASVSLFGHMPIYNPNPATWTEAFAIYAVPAMAVGFRSAALTMRITRSSMLEILRQDYIRTARAKGASEASVNYRHALKNAILPVITVIGIEAAFLIGGLIVTETVFNIPGVARFLVEALRWRDYPIVQNLVMLIAVVVVVANFTVDMLYAAIDPRIRYGD
- a CDS encoding ABC transporter ATP-binding protein, with translation MSDQRPLLEVTDLVKHYAVRGGVLRRRIGTVHAVDGVSFSVAKGETLGLVGESGCGKSTVARSVLRLVEPSSGAIKLNGTDITGLSKAEMRPHRRSMQIVFQDPFASLNPRMTAGDIVGEPLAVHGLATGRAQQERVAELFAQVGLRPDQMKNYPHQFSGGQRQRICIARALSLGPSLIVCDEPVSALDVSIQAQVINLLIDLQRKNHFSYLFIAHDLAVVAHISHRVAVMYLGRIVEIADKSELFANPRHPYTQALLASVPVADPKAKRLAPMVDGDVPSPINPPSGCAFHTRCRYVMDRCKVERPALVEAGEGHQVACWLNDGTGRPE
- a CDS encoding iron-containing alcohol dehydrogenase; protein product: MHRGRVVFGAMDEVVFGRPASEALVAQLDRLGTRRAFLMVSGTLNRETDVIDTIRRALGPRCVGTFDAMPPHTPRSAVIAASEQARAADTDLIVTIGGGSITDGAKAVQLCLANDIRSADDIDRIKAGRGGSPQLAAPAVRQISVPTTIAGGEFSSTAGVTNEKTKVKEALRHPLLMPRAVLLDPWLSAHTPEWLWLSTGIRAVDHCVEGICSREAHPYGDAQALKGLSMLAQALPRVKADAKDLDARMDCQIGTWLSTGPLASGVPMGASHGIGYVLGAEFGVPHGYTSCVMLPSVMRWNKSANAERQALVAAAMGRPNDDAGDLLDRFIRGLGMPRSLREVGVGPEQFDRIAQQAMATTWVPRNPRRIEGPAQVREILDMAA